The following proteins are encoded in a genomic region of Mycolicibacterium confluentis:
- a CDS encoding DUF349 domain-containing protein, with translation MTTQDPTNAGSAPTPGPIPGPKPGPRPGPRPSAAPVPPPTSVAPGSDPHRFGRVDDDGTVWLISSAGERIVGSWQAGDAEAAFAHFGRRFDDLSTEIALMEARLESGTGDARKIRAAAATLAETLPTASVLGDVDALAARLSAITEHAESAAAEAKAKREEQRAEQTARKEALAAEAEELAANSTQWKAAGDRLRTILDEWKTITGLDRKTDDALWKRYSAARETFNRRRGSHFAELDRERAGVKHAKETLCERAEALSGSTDWGPTSGAFRDLLAEWKTVGRAAKDVDDALWRRFKAAQDTFFAARNAVTAERDAEFKANATAKEALLVEAERIDTSDADSARAALRTITDKWDAIGKVPRERTDLERRLRAIEKKVRDAAEADWTDPQAQARAEQFQARVEQYEKQAAKAEAAGRTREAEEARANAEQWRQWADAAASALTKKR, from the coding sequence ATGACCACACAAGATCCGACGAACGCCGGCTCGGCACCGACACCGGGCCCGATCCCCGGTCCGAAACCGGGTCCGCGCCCCGGACCCCGCCCGTCCGCCGCACCCGTGCCACCACCGACCTCCGTGGCACCCGGCAGCGATCCGCACCGGTTCGGCCGGGTCGACGACGACGGCACCGTCTGGCTGATCAGCTCGGCAGGCGAGCGCATCGTCGGGTCGTGGCAGGCCGGTGACGCCGAGGCGGCCTTCGCACACTTCGGGCGGCGTTTCGACGACCTCTCCACCGAGATCGCGTTGATGGAGGCCCGACTGGAATCGGGCACCGGCGACGCGCGCAAGATCCGTGCCGCGGCCGCGACGCTGGCCGAGACGCTGCCCACCGCAAGCGTATTGGGCGATGTGGACGCCCTGGCCGCCCGCCTGTCGGCCATCACCGAACACGCCGAGTCCGCCGCCGCGGAGGCCAAGGCCAAGCGCGAGGAACAGCGCGCCGAGCAGACCGCACGCAAGGAGGCGCTGGCCGCCGAGGCCGAGGAGCTGGCCGCCAACTCCACGCAGTGGAAGGCCGCGGGCGATCGCCTGCGCACGATCCTCGACGAGTGGAAGACCATCACGGGACTGGACCGCAAGACCGACGACGCGCTGTGGAAGCGGTATTCGGCGGCCCGCGAAACGTTCAACCGCCGCCGCGGCTCCCACTTCGCCGAACTCGACCGTGAGCGCGCCGGGGTCAAACATGCCAAGGAGACGCTGTGTGAGCGCGCCGAGGCGCTGTCGGGCTCGACGGACTGGGGCCCCACCAGCGGCGCGTTCCGTGACCTGCTGGCCGAGTGGAAGACCGTCGGCCGGGCCGCCAAGGATGTCGACGACGCGCTGTGGCGCCGCTTCAAGGCCGCGCAGGACACCTTCTTCGCGGCTCGCAACGCCGTGACCGCCGAGCGGGATGCCGAGTTCAAGGCGAACGCGACGGCCAAGGAGGCGCTGCTGGTGGAGGCCGAACGCATCGACACCTCCGACGCGGATTCCGCGCGTGCCGCACTGCGCACGATCACCGACAAGTGGGACGCCATTGGGAAGGTGCCGCGGGAACGCACGGACCTCGAACGGCGTCTGCGCGCGATCGAGAAGAAGGTGCGCGACGCCGCCGAAGCCGACTGGACGGACCCGCAGGCTCAGGCCCGCGCCGAGCAGTTCCAGGCCCGGGTGGAGCAGTACGAGAAGCAGGCCGCGAAGGCCGAGGCCGCGGGACGCACCCGCGAGGCCGAAGAGGCCAGGGCCAATGCCGAGCAGTGGCGGCAGTGGGCCGACGCCGCGGCCAGTGCGCTGACGAAAAAGCGTTAG
- a CDS encoding DMT family transporter, with the protein MVKADIAALLALGAALFIAIGDVIHQRTANEVPGADVGHVGLFLQLLKDRAWWLGSGVAAVGFVLQAAALGLGSVLLVQALLVTSLLFALPMSARAAHRRVTRWEWAWAVLLAASVVIIVTVGNPTAGQSRADVETWGAVAAVAIPVVVVCVLAANRRRGPVSAVLLGIVSGILWGVFAVLTKGVVDLLGKGLEPLLLSPELYVWAALAVGGTALQQSSFRAGPITASLPAMTITEPVVASVLGVVVLGETLRPGEAGWFVLVAAIAAMVVATVALARGEAKDSVAIDAELHG; encoded by the coding sequence ATGGTCAAAGCCGACATCGCTGCACTCCTGGCGCTCGGCGCGGCGCTGTTCATCGCGATCGGCGACGTCATTCACCAGCGCACCGCGAACGAGGTGCCCGGGGCCGACGTCGGGCATGTGGGCCTGTTCCTGCAACTGCTCAAGGACCGCGCCTGGTGGCTGGGCAGCGGGGTCGCCGCGGTCGGATTCGTGCTGCAGGCCGCCGCTTTGGGGCTCGGGTCGGTGCTGTTGGTGCAGGCGCTGCTGGTGACCTCGCTGCTGTTCGCGCTTCCCATGAGTGCGCGGGCGGCGCACCGGCGGGTGACTCGGTGGGAGTGGGCATGGGCCGTGCTGCTGGCCGCGTCCGTCGTGATCATCGTCACCGTCGGCAACCCCACCGCCGGGCAGTCGCGTGCCGACGTCGAGACGTGGGGTGCGGTCGCGGCGGTGGCCATCCCCGTGGTGGTGGTGTGCGTGCTGGCCGCCAACCGGCGGCGTGGGCCCGTCAGCGCGGTGCTGCTGGGCATCGTGTCGGGCATCCTGTGGGGCGTCTTCGCGGTGCTGACCAAGGGCGTGGTGGACCTGCTCGGCAAGGGACTCGAGCCCCTGCTTCTGTCGCCCGAGCTGTACGTGTGGGCCGCGCTGGCGGTCGGCGGGACGGCCCTGCAGCAGTCGTCGTTCCGGGCCGGACCGATCACCGCGTCGCTGCCCGCGATGACCATCACCGAACCGGTGGTGGCCTCCGTGCTCGGCGTGGTGGTGCTGGGGGAGACGCTGCGCCCCGGCGAGGCCGGCTGGTTCGTCCTCGTCGCGGCGATCGCGGCGATGGTCGTGGCGA